In Psychrobacter sp. P11G3, a single genomic region encodes these proteins:
- the gltA gene encoding citrate synthase, whose protein sequence is MADTNAKLTVNGEEYELPIIKGTLGRPVIDIAALQESGFWSYDPGFKVTAPVESKITYIDGGKGELLHRGYPIDELANNAEYLEVAYALLHGDLPTAEQKAEFFEKIREHTPVHDQLRKFFEGFRRDAHPMAIMVGVVGALSAFYHEDLDVSNEEHREITAIRLIAKMPTLAAMSYKYSQGEPFMYPRNDFNYAENFLYMMFATPADVDYEKNDVITRAMDKIFTLHADHEQNASTSTVRLAGSTGANPYACIAAGIAALWGPSHGGANEAVLEMLDEIGTVENVPEFMEKVKSREVKLMGFGHRVYKNFDPRAQVMKETCDEVLEALGINDPKLELAMALEKIALEDPFFIERNLYPNVDFYSGIILKAIGIPTSMFTVIFALARTSGWISHWLEMHSAPFKIGRPRQLYTGETRRDFVKVEDRK, encoded by the coding sequence ATGGCTGATACTAATGCCAAACTAACCGTGAATGGTGAAGAATACGAACTTCCTATTATTAAAGGTACTTTAGGGCGCCCAGTTATCGATATTGCTGCTTTACAAGAATCAGGATTTTGGTCTTATGACCCTGGTTTTAAAGTAACTGCTCCTGTTGAATCAAAGATTACTTATATTGATGGTGGCAAAGGCGAATTATTACACCGCGGCTACCCTATCGACGAGCTAGCGAACAATGCTGAATACCTAGAAGTTGCTTATGCACTTTTACATGGTGACCTACCTACTGCTGAGCAAAAAGCAGAATTTTTTGAAAAAATCCGCGAGCATACTCCTGTTCATGATCAATTGCGTAAGTTCTTTGAAGGCTTCCGCCGTGACGCGCATCCAATGGCTATCATGGTTGGTGTAGTTGGTGCTTTATCAGCGTTCTATCATGAAGACCTAGACGTGAGCAATGAAGAACATCGCGAAATCACAGCTATTCGTTTGATTGCTAAGATGCCTACGCTTGCTGCAATGAGTTATAAATACTCACAAGGCGAACCGTTCATGTATCCGCGTAACGACTTCAACTACGCAGAAAACTTCTTATACATGATGTTTGCAACGCCTGCTGACGTAGACTACGAGAAAAACGACGTTATCACTCGCGCAATGGACAAAATCTTTACCTTGCACGCTGACCACGAGCAAAATGCTTCTACGTCAACGGTACGTTTAGCTGGTTCTACTGGTGCGAACCCTTATGCGTGTATCGCTGCTGGTATCGCAGCCCTTTGGGGACCATCACATGGCGGCGCGAACGAAGCTGTTCTTGAGATGCTAGACGAAATCGGTACTGTTGAGAACGTGCCTGAATTCATGGAAAAAGTGAAAAGCCGTGAAGTGAAGCTAATGGGCTTTGGTCACCGTGTTTACAAAAACTTCGATCCACGCGCTCAAGTAATGAAAGAGACTTGTGATGAAGTACTAGAAGCACTAGGTATCAACGATCCTAAGCTTGAATTGGCGATGGCACTAGAGAAAATTGCGTTAGAAGATCCGTTCTTCATCGAGCGCAACCTATATCCAAACGTTGATTTCTACTCTGGTATCATTTTGAAAGCTATCGGTATTCCAACGTCAATGTTTACCGTAATCTTTGCATTGGCTCGTACTTCAGGTTGGATCAGCCATTGGTTAGAAATGCACAGCGCTCCGTTCAAAATCGGTCGTCCACGTCAGTTATACACTGGTGAAACGCGCCGTGATTTTGTAAAAGTTGAAGATCGCAAGTAA